In Alkalihalobacillus sp. TS-13, the following are encoded in one genomic region:
- a CDS encoding FdhF/YdeP family oxidoreductase: MGKTKHSGPMKLTKSPDPSLWASKVPFGLGKIKPHHIRDTVKVAWENKDNLPYATRILTQGVCDGCALGVAGLQDQTLQGPHLCTTRLNVLRLNTMSEMKPEVIHADIDELRKKSSTELRKLGRIPYPLIRKPGDKKFSRLSWDDALDLIAGKMKKLEPKQYGFYLTSRGITNESYYTAAKVARFLGTNNIDNASRICHSPSKTALTRSLGIGASSCNYKDWIGTDVLVFWGSVAANNQPVSTKYMYAAKRKGTKIIIINPYYEPSMEKYWIPSIAESALFGTKIADDVYQVNIGGDIAFMHGIMKHWFEMEEKAPGSAINHDFIREHVTGLAELKEKVQSYDWETLEKSSGLSKERIEELAIVLAKSNSAVFVWSMGLTQHRFGTDNVSQVANLALLQGFLGREHCGVMPIRGHSGVQGSGEMGADPFVLPGGGFTDQNVDRVEKVWGYTIPRWQGDIVGVSLENALLPEEHEHKLKLYYMSGGNFLETMPNPDFVKQCLESVDIRVHQDIIFNTSTFVDAKEAVVVLPAMTRYEQPGGGTSTSTERMVYFSPEIKGPRIEEARSEWQIYVDLAKRVKPEQAHLIDFKNAQEIRDEIAKAAPNYDGIQHLKEKGDVFQWGGAWLCEDGVCPTPDGKGNLIAMDLPELRKAEGHFYVTTRRGKQFNSMIYSDQDPFNQAERYDVLMNEEDGKKYGIEQGDAIVVYNKHGLFHGKARFVDVKPGNIQVHWPEGNVLIPKGVYEQFAGIPEYNTAVIVEKSETFHAQKDTKYLEKRIEELEMEVG; the protein is encoded by the coding sequence ATGGGGAAGACGAAACACAGTGGTCCGATGAAACTGACAAAGAGTCCCGATCCATCCTTATGGGCGAGCAAGGTTCCATTCGGATTAGGTAAAATAAAGCCGCATCACATACGAGATACGGTAAAAGTTGCATGGGAAAACAAAGACAATCTTCCTTATGCAACACGAATTTTGACTCAGGGCGTATGCGATGGTTGTGCCCTTGGAGTTGCAGGTTTACAGGACCAAACGTTGCAAGGACCACATTTATGTACAACAAGGTTAAATGTTTTACGTTTGAATACGATGTCTGAGATGAAGCCTGAAGTCATTCATGCAGACATTGATGAGCTAAGGAAAAAGAGCAGTACAGAATTACGGAAACTAGGAAGGATCCCCTATCCATTGATCCGAAAACCGGGTGATAAGAAGTTCAGCCGCCTTTCCTGGGATGACGCTCTTGACCTCATCGCAGGGAAAATGAAGAAACTTGAACCGAAACAGTACGGATTTTATTTGACATCACGTGGCATAACCAATGAATCGTATTACACGGCAGCGAAGGTTGCGCGTTTCTTAGGTACGAATAACATCGATAATGCCTCACGAATCTGTCACTCACCTTCAAAAACTGCATTGACAAGGTCACTTGGGATTGGTGCTTCTAGTTGTAATTATAAAGATTGGATCGGAACCGATGTCCTTGTGTTCTGGGGCTCAGTTGCAGCCAATAACCAACCGGTTTCAACAAAATATATGTACGCAGCGAAACGCAAAGGGACGAAAATCATTATCATCAACCCTTACTACGAACCATCGATGGAGAAATATTGGATTCCTTCGATCGCTGAGTCCGCTTTATTTGGTACCAAAATTGCAGATGACGTCTACCAGGTCAACATTGGCGGGGACATTGCATTCATGCATGGAATCATGAAACACTGGTTCGAGATGGAAGAGAAAGCACCCGGCTCTGCAATCAATCATGATTTTATACGGGAGCATGTCACTGGACTCGCTGAACTGAAAGAAAAAGTCCAGTCCTATGATTGGGAGACACTTGAAAAATCGTCTGGACTATCGAAAGAGCGAATCGAAGAGCTTGCAATAGTTTTGGCAAAATCAAATTCCGCTGTATTCGTCTGGTCGATGGGCTTGACGCAGCATCGCTTCGGCACGGATAATGTCTCGCAAGTTGCCAACCTGGCACTGTTACAAGGATTTTTAGGAAGAGAACATTGCGGTGTCATGCCCATTCGCGGGCATTCAGGAGTCCAAGGGTCTGGAGAGATGGGTGCTGATCCTTTCGTTCTTCCAGGCGGTGGATTCACTGATCAAAACGTTGATCGTGTTGAAAAGGTATGGGGATATACCATACCAAGATGGCAAGGTGATATTGTCGGTGTGTCCCTTGAAAATGCTTTGCTTCCAGAAGAGCATGAACATAAATTGAAGCTTTACTATATGTCGGGTGGGAATTTCCTCGAGACGATGCCGAACCCTGATTTTGTCAAACAATGCCTGGAAAGTGTTGATATACGTGTGCATCAGGATATCATTTTCAATACCTCCACCTTCGTTGATGCGAAAGAAGCTGTGGTCGTCCTCCCAGCAATGACGCGATATGAACAGCCTGGAGGAGGAACATCGACTTCCACGGAACGAATGGTTTACTTTTCGCCGGAAATCAAAGGTCCTCGAATAGAAGAAGCGCGCTCAGAGTGGCAGATCTACGTGGATTTGGCAAAGCGAGTAAAGCCAGAACAAGCACACCTTATTGATTTCAAAAATGCGCAGGAAATCCGTGATGAAATTGCTAAAGCGGCTCCGAATTATGATGGAATCCAGCATTTGAAAGAGAAAGGTGATGTATTCCAATGGGGAGGGGCCTGGCTTTGTGAAGATGGTGTATGCCCGACACCTGATGGGAAGGGCAATCTGATCGCGATGGATCTTCCAGAGCTCCGCAAAGCAGAAGGTCATTTTTATGTGACCACGCGACGAGGCAAGCAATTCAATTCCATGATCTATTCCGATCAGGACCCGTTCAATCAGGCGGAACGTTATGATGTTTTGATGAATGAAGAAGACGGGAAAAAATACGGCATCGAGCAAGGGGATGCAATCGTTGTTTATAACAAGCATGGATTATTCCATGGGAAAGCGCGATTTGTTGATGTGAAACCCGGAAACATCCAGGTGCACTGGCCGGAAGGAAATGTACTCATTCCAAAAGGGGTTTATGAGCAATTCGCAGGAATCCCTGAGTATAATACAGCTGTCATTGTCGAAAAATCAGAAACCTTCCATGCCCAAAAAGATACAAAATATCTTGAAAAACGAATTGAAGAACTGGAAATGGAAGTCGGATAA
- a CDS encoding amidase family protein, with translation MRESYKLRNEDWLERATILEIQKAMNNGELSSLQLVSRCLEYITKNNHAGANLDAVLEVNPEALQIAETLDAERKLKGMRGLLHGVPVLLKDNIGTADLMHTSAGSLALADHYAEEDATVARKLREAGAVILGKANMTEWANFMSLSMKNGYSSRGGQVLNPYGSHFDVGGSSSGSAVAVSAHFSTLAIGTETSGSILSPASQNNVVGIKPTVGLISRAGIIPLSHSQDTAGPIARSVTDAAILLGALTGQDQKDTITQTSIERSYHDYTSFLNANALHGARIGVAHSLYIDILPDPQRKVMDNAIEHIREAGATIIELESISPMESDHTWDYNVLKYEFKSDLNAYLSKLPSISPVHSLSDVIRFNEEHQNRALKYGQDILIESDKTSGTLTEPDYIESRLRDLQLSRTRGIDVVMAEHQLDALLFPNSNGAGVTAKAGYPSIAVPGGFTEEGKPVGVVFSGLAFSEPSLIGLAYAYEQATKHRKAPELT, from the coding sequence ATGAGGGAAAGTTATAAACTGCGCAACGAGGATTGGCTGGAACGTGCCACGATCCTTGAAATCCAAAAAGCGATGAACAATGGTGAGCTGTCTTCACTGCAGCTTGTCAGTCGTTGTCTGGAATATATCACAAAAAACAACCATGCCGGGGCGAATTTAGATGCTGTACTAGAAGTGAATCCAGAAGCATTGCAAATTGCGGAAACTCTTGATGCAGAACGGAAATTGAAAGGGATGAGAGGTCTTCTGCACGGGGTCCCGGTCCTTTTAAAAGATAATATCGGAACAGCAGACTTGATGCATACGAGCGCCGGATCACTTGCACTCGCGGATCACTATGCGGAAGAAGATGCAACAGTCGCACGGAAACTCCGTGAAGCAGGTGCAGTCATTTTAGGGAAAGCGAATATGACGGAGTGGGCGAACTTCATGAGCCTGTCGATGAAAAATGGGTACAGCTCCAGAGGCGGGCAGGTGCTGAATCCGTATGGGAGTCATTTTGATGTCGGTGGTTCAAGCTCTGGCTCGGCGGTTGCCGTTTCAGCGCATTTCTCAACGCTTGCCATCGGTACCGAAACGTCCGGCTCAATCCTTAGCCCTGCCAGTCAGAATAATGTGGTCGGGATTAAGCCGACAGTGGGGCTTATCAGCCGTGCAGGAATCATCCCGTTGTCACACAGTCAAGATACAGCAGGACCGATTGCACGTTCTGTAACTGATGCAGCAATCTTGTTAGGGGCATTAACAGGGCAGGATCAGAAAGATACGATCACCCAAACAAGCATTGAGCGGAGCTATCACGACTACACGTCTTTCTTGAATGCAAATGCGCTTCATGGCGCAAGAATCGGGGTAGCCCATTCCCTCTATATCGATATTCTCCCTGATCCGCAACGGAAGGTGATGGACAACGCGATCGAGCATATTCGGGAGGCAGGCGCTACCATCATTGAACTTGAATCGATTTCTCCGATGGAGTCCGATCATACGTGGGATTACAACGTCCTGAAGTATGAATTCAAATCTGATCTGAATGCGTATTTAAGTAAACTGCCATCCATCTCTCCGGTTCACTCTTTATCAGATGTGATCCGGTTTAATGAGGAGCATCAAAATCGTGCATTGAAATATGGCCAAGATATCCTGATTGAATCAGATAAGACATCAGGTACATTGACAGAACCGGATTATATTGAGAGTCGATTACGTGATCTACAACTTTCCCGGACAAGGGGAATTGATGTGGTAATGGCAGAACATCAACTGGATGCCCTTCTTTTCCCTAATTCAAACGGCGCAGGGGTCACCGCTAAGGCAGGTTACCCATCCATCGCTGTACCTGGAGGCTTTACAGAAGAGGGGAAGCCTGTAGGCGTAGTATTCTCAGGTCTTGCATTCAGTGAACCTTCCTTGATTGGTCTGGCATATGCGTATGAACAAGCGACGAAACATCGTAAAGCACCTGAGCTGACATGA
- a CDS encoding MOSC domain-containing protein: MHAGTVKELIRYPVKSMQGEFLSAIRVHDYGVEGDRIFAWEKNNKPGSHLTISDSPFLLEYDVKLEEEGTLVFIKEGERFEEGNLKVHKDLEDKAGMSISLVHTDPEGPGPSYWDSPLLLTYKESLKELKKLCNREEMDMLRFRPNLVMDLGEAKPFAEESWIGKDIKINDVILHVEKGCERCAYVNVDAKTQEVDTNVLKTVVKENKQIFGVYASVKKTGTINVDDRIEVL, translated from the coding sequence ATGCATGCAGGTACAGTGAAAGAATTGATCCGTTATCCCGTAAAATCCATGCAAGGGGAATTTTTATCAGCAATCCGAGTCCATGATTATGGGGTGGAGGGGGACCGGATATTCGCATGGGAAAAGAATAATAAGCCAGGAAGCCATCTGACCATCTCAGATTCACCTTTTCTATTAGAGTACGATGTGAAACTAGAAGAAGAGGGCACACTCGTATTTATAAAAGAAGGCGAGCGTTTTGAGGAGGGTAACCTGAAAGTACATAAAGATCTCGAGGATAAAGCAGGGATGAGTATCTCTTTGGTACATACAGACCCGGAAGGCCCAGGACCGTCATATTGGGATTCGCCGTTATTACTTACGTACAAGGAATCGTTGAAAGAACTGAAAAAGTTATGTAACCGGGAGGAAATGGATATGCTGCGTTTCCGACCGAACCTGGTTATGGATCTTGGGGAGGCAAAGCCTTTTGCAGAAGAGTCATGGATCGGCAAAGACATCAAGATAAATGATGTAATCCTGCATGTTGAAAAAGGCTGTGAACGTTGTGCCTATGTCAATGTAGACGCCAAAACCCAGGAAGTCGATACAAACGTCCTAAAGACCGTCGTCAAGGAAAACAAACAGATCTTCGGTGTTTATGCATCGGTAAAAAAGACCGGCACAATCAATGTTGATGATAGGATTGAAGTGCTATGA
- a CDS encoding YitT family protein — translation MKSFIIRLISFVLGLSLISLGVSLTIKAELGTGAWDALNVGLSKTIGLTVGSWVFIVGIVLIILNAILLRTRPDVLAVITIFLAGVFIDSWLLLVFDQFNTSGLVQQIIIFVVGMVIIAFGISVYLQAKFPLIPIDKLMLAIQERLGVSMGVAKTIGELSALVVAFLFSGPIGLGTLIVTFTIGPLVQLFAPPVQKFQQRLQS, via the coding sequence ATGAAATCATTCATCATACGTTTGATAAGTTTTGTGCTTGGCCTAAGTTTGATATCACTTGGGGTTAGTTTAACGATAAAAGCAGAATTAGGAACAGGTGCCTGGGATGCCCTCAATGTCGGTCTCTCGAAAACGATTGGTTTGACCGTCGGAAGCTGGGTGTTCATTGTGGGCATTGTGTTGATCATATTGAATGCAATCCTTTTACGAACACGTCCTGACGTTCTTGCTGTCATTACGATCTTTTTAGCAGGAGTATTCATTGACAGCTGGCTGCTCTTGGTTTTTGATCAATTCAATACGAGTGGATTAGTTCAACAAATCATCATATTCGTAGTCGGGATGGTGATAATAGCTTTTGGAATTTCTGTTTATTTGCAAGCGAAATTCCCGCTCATCCCGATTGATAAACTTATGTTGGCAATCCAGGAACGACTGGGTGTCAGTATGGGTGTTGCAAAAACGATCGGAGAATTGTCTGCCCTCGTTGTTGCTTTTCTTTTCAGCGGTCCTATAGGATTAGGGACGTTGATCGTCACATTCACGATTGGTCCACTTGTCCAATTGTTCGCGCCACCAGTTCAAAAATTCCAGCAACGGTTACAATCATGA
- a CDS encoding DUF6886 family protein, with the protein MSEYYHFSEEGQIKEFQPRKSPSFPEEPPYVWAIDRAHSPLYLFPRNCPRIAFWKNVRTKTEDTQTFNVDTRMVIVIENRWVERLKSGVLYQYTFGGDSFKCFDRNAGYYTSRSTVVPTSVQRLERLPQLLEKEGIEIRCLPTLKSLRYEIPSSTLSFSMIRMRNAIE; encoded by the coding sequence TTGAGCGAATATTACCACTTTAGCGAAGAGGGGCAAATCAAGGAGTTCCAACCGCGAAAATCACCATCTTTTCCGGAGGAGCCGCCTTATGTTTGGGCGATAGACAGAGCGCACAGCCCTCTCTATCTGTTCCCGAGAAACTGTCCACGGATCGCATTTTGGAAAAACGTTCGCACCAAAACTGAAGATACCCAGACGTTCAACGTGGATACAAGGATGGTCATTGTAATTGAAAATCGCTGGGTGGAGCGGTTGAAGAGTGGGGTTCTCTATCAATATACGTTTGGTGGGGATTCGTTTAAGTGTTTTGATCGTAACGCAGGTTATTACACCTCCCGTTCAACGGTGGTTCCTACCTCTGTCCAAAGGCTGGAAAGGTTGCCTCAGCTGCTTGAAAAAGAAGGGATCGAAATACGGTGTCTACCGACTTTGAAATCCTTAAGATATGAAATTCCGAGCTCCACGTTAAGCTTTTCGATGATCAGGATGAGGAATGCAATAGAGTGA
- a CDS encoding histidine phosphatase family protein has translation MTTIAFIRHGVTNWNLEARAQGQSDIPLNEEGIMQAKALGRRFEGGEWDTIYSSDLSRAKTTAEAVGEVLNLPVQTDERLRELHWGEMEGTNEEERIERWGENWKDLDLKFEKEESIVARIRSFMDEVLLKHPNERIIVVSHGALLNHLLKHLKNDFERCRFGNTSVSIFQFVDEKWDIKLLNCSEHLSTIEEREA, from the coding sequence ATGACAACAATCGCATTCATCAGACATGGGGTTACAAATTGGAATCTAGAAGCGAGAGCTCAAGGGCAATCAGATATTCCTCTTAATGAAGAAGGAATAATGCAAGCGAAAGCATTAGGCCGTCGATTTGAAGGAGGAGAATGGGATACGATCTACTCGAGTGACCTGAGCCGAGCAAAAACGACAGCAGAAGCAGTCGGGGAGGTTCTGAACCTTCCAGTACAAACGGATGAAAGACTTCGGGAACTGCATTGGGGAGAAATGGAAGGCACGAATGAGGAGGAGCGGATTGAACGGTGGGGCGAGAACTGGAAGGATCTTGACCTTAAATTTGAAAAAGAAGAAAGCATTGTCGCAAGAATTCGGTCCTTCATGGATGAGGTGCTGCTTAAACATCCTAACGAGCGGATCATCGTGGTCAGCCATGGCGCTCTACTCAATCATTTGTTGAAACACTTGAAAAATGATTTTGAAAGATGCCGTTTTGGTAATACATCCGTATCAATTTTCCAGTTTGTTGATGAAAAGTGGGATATTAAGCTTCTCAATTGTTCTGAACATCTTTCGACGATTGAGGAAAGAGAAGCTTGA
- a CDS encoding GGDEF domain-containing protein translates to MELDTRKLNRKILNVYWLIIFLAIIIKLINYNFSDAPLGEYLIYFVAIPGVIGALIVMGSEIAVRLDNPVKDFIVITAGLLIALNFIYSRPDLIIVKAALFLPILTSGAYFKKRIIIYTTVLTIVSYSTLSVIDPMLRSSIGVIEHFTLLAMLSIAALAVIGITERGLELTEHYRQSIEDQQDLLVKNTLMEKLSKTDSLTGMYNQISFHQYLNELLAHHSQYHFSIQMAIFDLDNFKQVNDTYGHRAGDEVLKQIAELIQEEITSDDFAARYGGEEFIVLFVGKPMERTIELIEGIRSKIQCISFRVLEGSRVTVSIGVNEYDAGMGKEAFFEKADKLLYSAKRNGKNQVKTG, encoded by the coding sequence ATGGAACTTGATACTCGAAAATTGAATCGGAAAATTCTCAATGTCTACTGGTTGATTATTTTTTTAGCGATCATTATCAAGCTCATCAATTATAATTTCTCCGATGCACCATTAGGAGAATACCTGATCTATTTTGTAGCTATTCCAGGTGTAATCGGGGCTTTGATCGTCATGGGTTCAGAGATTGCAGTCCGGTTGGACAATCCTGTAAAAGATTTTATCGTCATCACGGCTGGGCTTTTGATTGCGCTTAATTTCATCTACAGCCGGCCCGATTTAATCATAGTGAAAGCGGCTTTGTTTTTGCCTATTCTTACTTCTGGCGCTTATTTCAAAAAGAGGATCATCATATACACGACTGTGTTGACCATTGTCAGCTATTCCACACTTTCCGTCATTGATCCTATGTTAAGGAGTAGTATCGGTGTCATTGAACATTTCACATTACTGGCGATGTTATCGATTGCTGCCCTGGCCGTTATCGGAATCACTGAAAGAGGGCTAGAACTGACCGAGCATTATCGTCAGTCAATAGAGGACCAACAGGATCTGCTCGTAAAAAATACACTGATGGAAAAGCTGTCGAAAACCGATTCCTTAACGGGTATGTATAACCAAATCTCATTCCATCAATACTTAAACGAACTGCTTGCACACCATTCGCAATATCATTTTTCAATCCAAATGGCGATCTTTGACCTCGACAATTTCAAACAGGTCAATGACACGTATGGCCATCGTGCTGGTGATGAGGTGTTGAAACAAATCGCGGAATTGATCCAGGAGGAGATCACCAGTGATGATTTTGCTGCACGCTATGGTGGAGAGGAATTCATTGTGCTCTTTGTCGGAAAACCGATGGAAAGAACGATCGAGTTGATTGAAGGGATCCGAAGTAAAATCCAATGTATTTCATTCCGTGTATTGGAAGGATCACGGGTGACTGTTAGCATAGGGGTTAACGAATACGATGCAGGCATGGGTAAAGAAGCATTCTTTGAAAAAGCGGACAAACTCCTGTACTCTGCAAAGCGAAATGGTAAAAATCAAGTAAAGACAGGCTAG
- a CDS encoding DUF420 domain-containing protein has product MNQNPSSTNKKSYTGLVVFLSILINALVVVLFFLPEYEGETGFDITVLPLLNAVFNSFTFVFLLAALWFILRKNIKLHRRFIFAAFTSTTLFLISYVSYHYLAESTSYGGEGPLKYIYYFILITHIILAAVIVPLALLSLVRGLTMQVEKHRKIARWTMPLWLYVSLTGVLVYILISPYY; this is encoded by the coding sequence ATGAATCAGAATCCATCTTCTACAAATAAAAAAAGCTACACGGGACTCGTCGTGTTCCTATCGATTTTAATAAATGCATTGGTCGTTGTCCTTTTCTTTTTACCGGAGTATGAGGGGGAAACGGGCTTTGACATCACAGTATTGCCATTATTGAATGCAGTTTTCAATAGTTTTACTTTTGTGTTTTTACTAGCAGCGCTTTGGTTTATCCTGCGTAAAAACATCAAACTGCACCGCCGCTTCATATTTGCCGCATTCACATCAACAACATTGTTTTTAATCTCGTACGTTTCGTATCATTATCTAGCTGAATCAACTTCATATGGCGGAGAAGGACCATTAAAATACATCTATTATTTCATTTTGATCACCCACATCATTTTAGCAGCAGTCATCGTTCCATTAGCACTATTGTCCCTAGTCCGTGGTTTGACCATGCAAGTTGAAAAACACCGTAAAATTGCAAGGTGGACAATGCCTTTATGGCTTTATGTCAGCCTGACAGGAGTATTGGTCTATATCCTGATATCTCCTTATTACTAG
- a CDS encoding aromatic acid exporter family protein, which produces MKKFAINKWIGGRVLKTGLAAFVTALICNIFNLPALFAVITAIVTVEPTASDSIKKGMIRFPAAMIGAGFAMLFESMLGQSSLAYALAATLTLAVCHKLRLDAGMLVATLTAVAMIAETEDQFVNSFFVRLSTTLIGLVVSTIINYIILPPQYNEMVIKKVDELYEGSGQLLTKFIEGNNPKGLLLEYQRLSKDLERTFSLAQYQREEWKYRRHNLKDIQKFGVVVKKLEYFQKILYHFGNLLYLNIEKAKLPPDQSQTIMNSAASIAAILKDPEHDVRQQHDKLIEDLESLFISERDRRNDTETSRTKRHISQRLTIIYELLALEDVLEDLERISKKR; this is translated from the coding sequence GTGAAAAAATTCGCTATAAATAAATGGATTGGAGGCCGGGTGCTTAAAACAGGTCTTGCAGCATTCGTCACAGCACTGATCTGTAACATTTTCAATCTTCCAGCTCTATTTGCAGTCATCACAGCAATCGTTACAGTTGAACCGACAGCATCCGATTCAATAAAAAAAGGAATGATCCGTTTTCCAGCGGCAATGATTGGTGCCGGTTTTGCCATGCTTTTTGAATCAATGCTTGGGCAATCTTCACTCGCTTACGCCTTAGCCGCAACGCTTACACTGGCGGTCTGTCACAAATTACGGCTCGATGCAGGGATGTTGGTTGCTACGTTGACGGCTGTTGCAATGATTGCAGAAACGGAAGACCAATTTGTGAACTCTTTTTTTGTGAGACTCAGCACAACGCTGATCGGGCTCGTTGTTTCGACCATCATCAATTATATTATTCTTCCCCCGCAATATAACGAAATGGTTATCAAGAAAGTGGACGAACTATATGAGGGTTCGGGTCAATTATTGACAAAGTTTATTGAAGGAAATAACCCAAAAGGCCTGCTGCTCGAATATCAACGCTTAAGCAAGGATTTAGAACGTACATTTTCGCTTGCCCAATATCAACGGGAGGAGTGGAAATACAGAAGACACAATTTGAAGGATATCCAGAAATTCGGGGTGGTTGTCAAAAAATTGGAATATTTCCAAAAGATTCTTTATCATTTCGGGAATTTGTTATATCTTAATATAGAGAAGGCAAAATTGCCACCAGACCAATCTCAGACCATTATGAATTCCGCCGCATCAATTGCCGCTATCTTAAAGGATCCCGAACACGATGTAAGACAACAACATGACAAGTTGATAGAAGATCTTGAGTCTTTATTCATTTCTGAGAGGGATCGCCGTAATGATACGGAAACTTCAAGGACAAAACGACATATCTCACAACGCCTGACAATCATATATGAGCTACTCGCATTAGAAGATGTATTAGAAGATTTGGAAAGAATCAGTAAGAAAAGATGA
- a CDS encoding zinc ribbon domain-containing protein — protein sequence MFCSNCGNELHTYDQYCETCGAKRLETVEPTRKDIKRWHWLTPLIAFVITAICLSGYFYSEHNKTNAAMESFKKGETAALESEYKEARKHFEEAFTLRSEFPAAIENKKLVNSAIEAKERLHIARKHQEEQEFNKSFEQIEKATEIVSGYSGKVADTIQLDIKNTRMHVNVAEIRYEMNGKTKLEELEPLLIKAEKFDIEEAEEIAEDLRNRIANIAYAQANELLTDHQFSAALASVKKGLYHEPKNEKLINLKSTIQNEQAAFEKAEEHRLEQALIAAAEEKERNINDALEVISLKTSLNELGDLVVKGTVKSKATVPINSIRVSYSLVDKKKKVFDENEVYIYPDILYPGEKGTFEYTHFMIDKKLDVKFNQANWYLK from the coding sequence ATGTTTTGTTCGAATTGTGGAAATGAATTGCACACGTATGACCAATATTGTGAAACATGCGGAGCAAAACGCCTGGAAACAGTAGAGCCTACAAGAAAAGACATTAAACGTTGGCACTGGCTGACACCGCTCATAGCCTTCGTCATTACAGCCATCTGCCTATCAGGCTATTTTTATAGTGAACATAATAAGACAAATGCCGCGATGGAATCTTTTAAAAAAGGGGAAACAGCAGCACTCGAAAGTGAGTATAAGGAAGCTCGCAAACATTTCGAAGAAGCATTTACATTACGCTCAGAATTTCCAGCGGCAATAGAAAATAAAAAGCTTGTCAATTCCGCAATCGAAGCAAAGGAACGCTTACATATTGCAAGGAAACATCAAGAGGAACAAGAATTCAACAAGTCCTTTGAACAGATCGAGAAGGCTACCGAAATCGTCTCAGGATACTCGGGGAAAGTGGCCGATACGATCCAACTAGATATAAAGAATACAAGAATGCATGTAAATGTTGCTGAGATCAGATACGAAATGAACGGAAAAACGAAGCTTGAAGAGCTGGAGCCGCTCCTCATAAAAGCAGAAAAGTTCGATATTGAAGAAGCAGAAGAAATTGCCGAAGACCTCCGCAACCGGATTGCAAACATCGCCTATGCCCAAGCGAATGAACTACTGACAGACCATCAGTTCTCTGCTGCACTTGCCTCTGTAAAAAAAGGATTATACCACGAACCGAAGAACGAGAAGCTCATCAACTTGAAATCGACCATCCAGAATGAACAAGCCGCTTTCGAAAAGGCGGAGGAACATCGACTTGAACAAGCTCTCATTGCAGCCGCAGAAGAAAAAGAACGTAATATTAATGATGCTCTAGAGGTCATCTCTCTCAAAACGTCGTTGAATGAATTGGGAGACCTTGTCGTCAAAGGGACTGTCAAAAGCAAAGCTACCGTTCCAATCAACTCTATTCGTGTTTCTTATTCCTTAGTTGATAAGAAGAAAAAAGTATTTGATGAAAATGAAGTCTATATCTATCCTGATATTCTATATCCTGGCGAAAAAGGAACATTTGAATATACCCATTTTATGATCGATAAAAAGCTTGACGTTAAATTCAATCAAGCGAATTGGTATTTAAAATAA